In Chitinophaga nivalis, a single genomic region encodes these proteins:
- a CDS encoding class I SAM-dependent methyltransferase: MEFHEAIELIRHPTLTRPQESIWADLGCGSGLFTYALAHQLAAGSTVYAIDKSPVRLHPHPLPRPVTIFPQQTDFVQSPLQLPLLQGILMANALHYVADKRKLLRHLRTYLQPDGCLLIVEYDTTAANQWVPYPIPPTALKALLADIGFAHFLMLGTRPSVYQPVQLYAALITS; this comes from the coding sequence ATGGAATTTCACGAAGCCATTGAACTCATCCGGCATCCTACGCTGACAAGGCCCCAGGAAAGCATCTGGGCCGATCTTGGCTGTGGCAGCGGATTGTTTACCTATGCCCTGGCACACCAACTGGCAGCCGGGAGTACGGTATATGCCATTGATAAAAGCCCGGTACGACTGCACCCCCACCCCTTGCCACGTCCGGTGACTATTTTTCCGCAGCAGACAGACTTTGTACAAAGTCCCCTGCAATTACCTCTGTTGCAGGGAATCCTGATGGCCAATGCCCTGCACTATGTAGCGGATAAGCGTAAACTACTCCGGCACCTCCGTACCTACCTGCAACCCGATGGTTGTTTGCTCATCGTAGAATATGATACCACCGCCGCTAATCAGTGGGTGCCCTATCCGATTCCCCCCACAGCCTTAAAAGCATTATTGGCGGACATCGGGTTTGCTCATTTTCTAATGCTTGGTACAAGGCCCTCCGTTTATCAACCAGTGCAACTCTATGCCGCACTGATTACGTCATAA